The Babylonia areolata isolate BAREFJ2019XMU chromosome 32, ASM4173473v1, whole genome shotgun sequence genome window below encodes:
- the LOC143276482 gene encoding uncharacterized protein LOC143276482, translating to MDSMTCRGFLLLVSLLLGGCHCIDPMTSQPVVTYTASFPEHPLWSYISIDSLLRLPDNRMLIGATSDREFKLRLLSFSQDGPHVQVLEDLPGDVTSMALLSSGMVAVTRMRKASRKVSILQFTRSGHRVVSNLTLPSHNAGRMSRPVVAAWPHNNAFLVSTFHHDHQSTTIQLMWVNGIVTETVLEDIPFAVNNMALFGDDVYVSGVNVTEDDSPVHIFRLNLRTRTIHNNIGDLDLQELAGHQFYQGAFDRWGTFYVPTWSIPNCRIKDRDEQICCRCIMVITTEGQKRVIQPSDVGLPVYDSRHIYAVTTTPFGFATATVVEKKKDWRKTRQGVIQVYELV from the exons ATGGACTCAATGACCTGTCGTGGATTTCTGCttcttgtctctcttcttctggGTG GCTGTCACTGCATTGACCCTATGACGTCACAGCCCGTGGTGACGTATACTGCATCATTTCCTGAGCATCCTCTATGGAGTTACATCTCAATCGACAGTCTTCTACGTCTCCCAGACAACCGCATGCTTATCGGTGCCACTTCAGACAGGGAGTTCAAACTGAGACTGCTGTCGTTCAGCCAGGACGGACCTCACGTGCAGGTACTGGAGGATCTGCCTG GTGACGTCACCTCGATGGCGTTGCTAAGCAGCGGGATGGTGGCCGTGACGCGGATGAGGAAGGCCAGTAGAAAGGTGTCCATCCTGCAGTTCACGCGTAGCGGTCACCGGGTGGTCAGCAACCTCACCCTGCCCAGCCACAACGCCGGGAGGATGTCCCGCCCAGTGGTGGCCGCCTGGCCCCACAACAACGCCTTCCTCGTGTCCACCTTCCACCACGACCATCAGAGCACCACTATCCAG ttgatgTGGGTCAATGGCATTGTGACGGAGACAGTGCTGGAGGACATCCCGTTCGCTGTGAACAACATGGCTCTCTTTGGGGATGACGTCtatgtgtctg gGGTGAACGTGACTGAAGACGACTCCCCGGTCCACATCTTCAGACTGAACCTCCGCACCAGGACCATCCACAACAACATCGGGGATCTCGACCTGCAGGAGTTAGCCGGGCACCAGTTTTACCAGGGGGCCTTTGATAGGTGGGGCACCTTCTACGTGCCCACTTGGAGCATTCCCAACTGCAGAATCAAGGACAGAGACGAGCAGATTTGCTGCAG GTGCATCATGGTGATcacgacagagggacagaagcGGGTCATCCAGCCCTCTGACGTAGGACTTCCGGTTTACGACTCCCGGCATATTTACGCAGTGACGACAACACCCTTTGGTTTTGCCACCGCGACCGtggtggaaaagaagaaggactGGAGGAAAACGAGACAGGGAGTGATTCAGGTCTACGAACTGGTTTAG